Proteins from a genomic interval of Trichoderma breve strain T069 chromosome 2, whole genome shotgun sequence:
- a CDS encoding ribosomal l22e protein family domain-containing protein, translated as MAPITKKAGKAQKQTKKFIINASQPASDKIFDVSAFEKFLQDHIKVDGRTNNLGDNVAIQSSGDGKIEVIAHNELSGRYLKYLTKKFLKKQQLRDWLRVVSTSRGVYELKFFNVVNDDADEDDE; from the exons ATGGCTCCTATCACT AAGAAGGCGGGCAAGGCCCAGAAGCAGACCAAGAAG ttcatcatcaacgctTCGCAGCCTGCTAGCGACAAGATCTTCGACGTCTCTGCCTTTGAGAAGTTCCTCCAGGACCACATCAAGGTTGACGGCCGCACCAACAACCTGGGCGATAACGTCGCCATCCAGTCGTCTGGTGATGGCAAGATCGAGGTCATTGCCCACAACGAGCTCTCTGGCCGCTACCTCAAGTACCT GACCAAGAAGttcctcaagaagcagcagctccgtgACTGGCTCCGTGTCGTCTCCACCTCCCGTGGTGTCTACGAGCTCAAGTTCTTCAACGTCGTCAACGATGAcgccgatgaggatgacgagtAA
- a CDS encoding g-patch domain-containing protein gives MAAPPPRGLSLYDNLHDPNDPSPSATISSAPVTYKQGAPAADEQAAKKPLNPALQFQPIRRPQVKQPKAKPTFPKAIPRTAPTTASATTTTAPGAVQSIPHQSTLADWAATEEDEWMYGVGEKRQRGGRKKKKKRQEQFETDWDEMYDPSRPTNVDEFLKSEEKVEEVREWKGLLYRHRKRQDESDISDSEEEGTRAAPSNQFAPPASYSFAPPPRSPPAAPPQDETADDAYARRLALSTTQQVPSPQPFEPSPPPPPPPLQTNNNPSYAPLPPPPSESTTISKAPVRYTQTPPTNTNGDEDEGYSPPPSFSRAEGDDDNAPDDTEQPRANRPGQVGFAQRLMSKYGWTKGTALGANESGILNPLRVQVEKRRKKADADGGGWAEPANKGKIFGGKRKEETGKFGVMSDVIVLQNMLENMPDLEAEIADGLGQEIGGECGEKYGRVERLYIDVDTRQVFIKFTDQVSALRAVNELDGRVFNGNTIIPKFYDTERFEQGIYVDATA, from the exons ATGGCGGCTCCTCCGCCGCGAGGACTCTCCCTCTACGACAATCTACACGATCCCAACGATCCCTCTCCATCAGCTACCATCTCCTCCGCGCCAGTGACATATAAGCAAGGCGCCCCTGCAGCAGATGAACAAGCAGCGAAGAAGCCCCTCAATCCCGCGCTTCAGTTCCAGCCCATACGGCGTCCACAAGTAAAACAGCCCAAAGCCAAGCCGACATTCCCCAAAGCGATCCCCAGGACTGCACCCACCACAGCTTCAGCAACTACCACAACAGCCCCCGGAGCTGTGCAGTCAATACCACATCAGAGCACTCTTGCTGATTGGGCGGCAACGGAGGAAGATGAATGGATGTACGGCGTTGGAGAGAAGCGCCAACGAGGCGGtcgcaaaaagaagaagaagaggcaggAGCAGTTTGAGACAGACTGGGACGAGATGTATGATCCATCGAGGCCGACAAACGTAGACGAGTTCCTCAAAAGCGAAGAAAAGGTAGAGGAAGTGCGAGAGTGGAAGGGATTGCTATATCGTCACCGAAAGCGACAGGACGAGAGTGACATCTCGGACtcggaagaggagggaacCCGTGCAGCACCCTCAA ATCAGTTTGCGCCGCCAGCTTCATACTCCTTTGCGCCGCCTCCAAGATCTCCCCCAGCTGCTCCACCGCAAGACGAAACCGCAGACGACGCTTATGCCCGTCGCCTAGCCCTCTCAACGACGCAACAAGTCCCTTCGCCTCAGCCTTTCGaaccatcaccacctcctccaccgcctcCCCTTCAAACGAACAACAACCCATCTTACGCCCCTCTACCTCCACCACCCTCAGAATCCACTACAATATCCAAAGCTCCCGTCCGCTACACCCAGACTCCACCAACCAATACCAacggcgacgaagacgaaggctACTCACCACCACCCAGCTTTAGCCGCGCCGAAGGCGATGACGATAACGCCCCCGACGACACTGAACAGCCGCGAGCCAACCGCCCCGGTCAAGTCGGCTTCGCGCAACGTCTCATGTCCAAATACGGCTGGACAAAGGGCACCGCCCTCGGCGCCAACGAATCCGGCATCCTCAACCCGCTCCGCGTCCAGGTGGAAAAGAGGCGCAAAAAGGCCGACGcggacggcggcggctgggCCGAGCCCGCCAACAAGGGCAAGATATTCGGCGGCAAGCGCAAGGAGGAGACGGGCAAGTTCGGCGTCATGAGCGACGTCATTGTACTCCAGAACATGCTCGAGAACATGCCCGACCTCGAGGCCGAGATCGCCGATGGCCTGGGCCAGGAAATCGGCGGAGAGTGCGGCGAAAAG TATGGGCGAGTCGAGAGACTATACATCGACGTAGACACTCGCCAAGTCTTTATCAAGTTCACAGACCAAGTGTCTGCACTGCGA GCAGTCAATGAATTGGACGGGCGTGTTTTTAACGGCAACACTATAATCCCAAAATTTTACGACACTGAGAGATTTGAACAAGGCATCTATGTAGATGCAACAGCATGA
- a CDS encoding mitochondrial carrier protein domain-containing protein: MAEAVASSPPVAVQQNQNQKPATSAKRDYKGFVAGVFSGIAKLTVGHPFDTVKVRLQTTQASRFSGPLQCVLQTMRNEGVTGLYKGATPPLVGWMFMDSVMLGSLNVYRRLMAQHVFGAESWTPGAGSGATGLGFGSLMKVLSSSSRTSSSSEPSYLPPLGHGIAGIMAGSTVSFIAAPVEHVKARLQIQYAARKAERLYSGPLDCIRKIYAHHGIRGIYHGLSATLLFRGFFFFWWGSYDMLSRALRKNANLSNPAINFWAGGLSAQVFWLTSYPSDLVKQRIMTDPLGGGLGDGERRFPKWRDAAVAVYRESGWRGYWRGFLPCFLRAFPANAMALVAFEGVMRTLP; encoded by the exons ATGGCGGAAGCCGTagcttcttcgccgcccGTCGCGGTGCAgcagaatcagaatcagaaGCCTGCGACATCGGCCAAGCGCGACTACAAGGGCTTTGTCGCGGGAGTCTTTAGCGGAATCGCAAAGCTGACTG TCGGCCACCCCTTTGACACAGTCAAGGTCCGCCTCCAAACGACACAGGCATCGCGCTTCAGCGGCCCGCTGCAGTGCGTCCTGCAGACGATGCGCAATGAGGGCGTCACGGGCCTGTACAAGGGCGCGACGCCGCCGCTGGTCGGGTGGATGTTTATGGACTCGGTGATGCTGGGCTCGCTCAACGTCTACAGGCGGCTGATGGCGCAGCACGTGTTCGGAGCTGAGTCGTGGACGCCCGGGGCGGGATCGGGGGCGACAGGGCTTGGGTTTGGGAGTCTGATGAAGGTgttgtcttcgtcttcacgaacatcatcatcgtcagagCCTTCGTATCTTCCGCCGCTGGGTCATGGTATTGCAGGTATCATGGCTGGTTCTACCGTCAGCTTCATCGCTGCTCCCGTTGAGCATGTGAAAGCCCGGCTGCAGATCCAGTATGCTGCCCGCAAGGCTGAGCGTCTGTACTCGGGGCCTCTCGACTGCATCCGCAAGATCTACGCACATCACGGCATCCGCGGCATCTACCACGGTCTGTCCGCCACGTTACTCTTCcgtggcttcttcttcttctggtggGGCAGCTACGATATGCTCTCACGAGCTCTTCGCAAGAACGCCAACCTGAGCAACCCGGCTATCAATTTCTGGGCCGGTGGGTTGAGCGCTCAGGTGTTTTGGTTGACGAGTTACCCGAGCGATCTCGTTAAGCAGCGCATCATGACGGATCCCCTTGGTGGAGGCTTGGGAGATGGTGAGAGACGCTTCCCTAAATGGAgggatgctgctgtggctgttTATAGAGAGTCTGGGTGGAGGGGATACTGGAGAGGATTCTTGCCGTGTTTCTTGCGGGCTTTCCCGGCGAATGCCatggccttggtggccttTGAGGGTGTTATGAGGACGTTGCCTTGA
- a CDS encoding DEAD/DEAH box helicase domain-containing protein, translating to MSDLASRITKPDEAVKAESQPEADVPAADASVAETQNDGAIEELGGSGLQEPEWDVEVSLSDLQNNEATPFHSATQWEDMGLSEDLLKGLLALKFLKPSKVQGKSLPLMLSDPPRNMMAQSQSGTGKTAAFVTAILSRVDFNNPDQPQALALAPSRELARQIEGVIGAIGRFIKPLKVAAAIPGALPRDQPVRSAVIVGTPGTVMDVIRRRQLDVSQLKVLVLDEADNMLDQQGMGDQCLRVKNMLPKSIQILLFSATFPDKVGSYAQKFAPNAHSLKLQRNELTVKGISQMFIDCADDNIKYDVLCKLYGLMTIGQSVIFVKTRESANEIQRRMVADGHKVSALHAAFDGNERDELLAKFRQGENKVLITTNVLARGIDVSTVSMVINYDIPMKGRGDSEPDAETYLHRIGRTGRFGRVGVSISFVYDKKSFDALSSIANTYGIDLVRLDTDDWDEAEERVKEVIKKNRAQAAYAPSATDNAAKAQAP from the exons ATGTCTGACCTCGCGAGTCGCATTACGAAGCCTGACGAAGCTGTCAAGGCCGAGAGTCAGCCCGAAGCTGATGTTCCGGCCGCCGATGCTTCTGTCGCTGAGACTCAGAATGACGGTGCCATTGAGGAGCTTGGTGGCTCTGGCCTGCAGGAGCCAGAGTGGGATGTCGAAGTCTCCCTCAGCGATCTTCAGAACAACGAAGCAACACCTTTTCACTCTGCCACGCAATGGGAGGATATGGGCCT TTCCGAGGACCTCCTAAAGGGCCTTCTGGCTCTCAAGTTCTTGAAGCCTTCGAAAGTTCAGGGAAAATCTCTTCCTCTGATGCTTAGCGATCCTCCGAGGAATATGATGGCCCAATCCCAATCAGGAACTGGAAAGACCGCAGCGTTTGTTACTGCCATTCTGTCGCGTGTCGATTTCAACAACCCTGATCAGCCTCAAGCCCTTGCCTTGGCACCCAGCCGAGAGCTGGCTCGTCAGATTGAAGGTGTCATTGGTGCTATCGGTCGCTTTATCAAGCCCCTCAAAGTTGCCGCGGCCATTCCAGGTGCTTTGCCCCGTGACCAGCCAGTTCGATCTGCAGTCATTGTTGGAACACCCGGTACCGTCATGGATGTCATCCGACGAAGACAGTTGGATGTCTCTCAACTCAAGGTTCTCGTCTTGGATGAGGCCGACAATATGTTGGATCAGCAAGGAATGGGTGACCAGTGCTTGAGAGTGAAGAA CATGCTGCCCAAGTCTATTCAGATCCTTCTGTTCTCAGCCACTTTCCCCGACAAAGTTGGCTCATATGCCCAGAAGTTCGCACCAAACGCCCACTCACTGAAACTCCAGCGCAACGAACTTACGGTCAAGGGCATTTCACAAATGTTCATTGACTGTGCTGACGACAATATCAAGTACGACGTTCTCTGCAAGCTCTACGGTCTTATGACTATTGGCCAGTCggtcatcttcgtcaag ACCCGTGAAAGTGCCAACGAGATCCAGAGGCGCATGGTAGCTGATGGACACAAAGTTTCCGCCCTGCACGCTGCTTTCGATGGTAATGAAAGAGATGAGCTGTTGGCTAAGTTCCGACAAGGCGAGAACAAGGTTCTCATCACTACCAACGTCCTTGCCCGTGGTATTGACGTGTCTACCGTCTCCATGGTTATCAACTACGATATTCCGATGAAAGGCCGCGGCGATTCTGAGCCAGATGCTGAGACTTACCTCCACCGTATTGGCCGAACTGGACGTTTCGGCCGTGTCGGAGTCAGTATCAGCTTCGTCTATGacaagaagagcttcgaCGCCCTCAGCAGCATTGCCAACACCTACGGTATCGACCTTGTCCGTCTCGATACCGATGACTGGGATGAGGCAGAGGAGCGAGTCAAGGaggtcatcaagaagaaCCGAGCTCAGGCTGCTTATGCTCCAAGTGCTACGGACAATGCGGCCAAGGCACAGGCACCCTAG